A single region of the Salarchaeum japonicum genome encodes:
- a CDS encoding substrate-binding domain-containing protein — MSDDGMNRREFLYGSAAVGALGLAGCTSGGSGDDGSDMTLRVGTSAGETKNVGLAVEQAASNHSDSLDYSTVESPGYIGTIRRMAQGQFNSGITDNNSLLKAVDGRGTFEEQGVDSVPWYGFYAFPYSIYIVARDGTDIETFDDLAGKNVYPAEPGYSTRATTLDVWAQDPTADVYDQMNIVDLSVEDAPGAMEEGEIDACIAYGTPGVSYTGFVTQIASRIDVHYVEPTDALIESAENYGGAGTSTTPYSEWTLGNADIGTDEVFTWNLEVNYTFNPSASDDAVYELCRVVEENNQSINDTEPQFNNFESTSDMLASAREQLPVHPGAAQYYKDNDAWDDSLTEASRD; from the coding sequence ATGTCGGATGATGGCATGAACCGACGGGAGTTCTTGTACGGCTCAGCAGCTGTTGGTGCGCTCGGCCTGGCCGGGTGTACGAGCGGCGGCAGTGGGGACGACGGCAGCGACATGACGCTTCGCGTCGGCACGTCCGCCGGCGAGACGAAGAACGTCGGCCTCGCGGTCGAACAGGCAGCATCGAACCACAGCGACAGCCTGGACTACTCGACCGTCGAGAGTCCCGGATACATCGGTACCATCCGACGGATGGCGCAGGGCCAGTTCAACTCCGGTATCACGGACAACAACTCGCTCCTCAAGGCCGTCGACGGCCGCGGCACGTTCGAAGAACAGGGCGTGGACAGCGTCCCCTGGTACGGGTTCTACGCGTTCCCGTACAGCATCTACATCGTCGCGCGTGACGGCACGGACATCGAGACGTTCGACGACCTCGCCGGCAAGAACGTCTACCCCGCCGAACCCGGCTACTCGACGCGCGCGACGACGCTCGACGTCTGGGCGCAGGACCCGACCGCGGACGTCTACGACCAGATGAACATCGTCGACCTCAGCGTCGAGGACGCGCCCGGCGCGATGGAGGAAGGCGAGATCGACGCGTGTATCGCGTACGGGACGCCCGGCGTGAGCTACACCGGCTTCGTCACCCAGATCGCGTCCCGCATCGACGTGCACTACGTCGAGCCGACGGACGCGCTCATCGAGTCCGCCGAGAACTACGGCGGCGCGGGTACGTCCACCACGCCGTACAGCGAGTGGACGCTCGGCAACGCGGACATCGGCACGGACGAAGTGTTCACCTGGAACCTCGAAGTGAACTACACGTTCAACCCGAGCGCGAGCGACGACGCAGTGTACGAGCTCTGCCGGGTCGTCGAGGAGAACAACCAGAGCATCAACGACACGGAACCGCAGTTCAACAACTTTGAGTCGACGAGCGACATGCTCGCGTCCGCCCGCGAACAGCTCCCGGTTCACCCCGGCGCGGCCCAGTACTACAAGGACAACGACGCGTGGGACGACAGCCTCACCGAGGCGTCGCGAGACTAA
- a CDS encoding TRAP transporter permease produces MSTQSNQSSPNTLVSRGLDISVTVSALLFWAIVLYRSYTEGFLPSTVQYGVVFVGGIMTVYALNETKEAVEERNWIDGIVLLPSSIVLISAAVFFATNFELVYLQQQGYATEHQYMLARLIILSILYLTWREFGNLFLGLVGGMILYGLYGNYIADSIILSHGGMDQLTLLQTLVTDLGGFYGSLTQLTASWIAPFLLYAGLLFAYGAFDLILRVAIQSAKYIESGVAQTAVLASAVIGSINGSYTANAAMTGSFSIPTMKESGMSGHRAAAIEAVASTSGQVLPPVMGASAFIMASTLQTGYINIVVAGLVPAAILVACISIAVHYTAISDQSTQNMDFESFFDDALTTTDKIVETIRFGVPFLVLIGLLGVLQYTVTTSAMWTIFSMVAFGVLLPIIRAVVTGDSPVAEFVNQFWNTVHGFRRGAVILAPIAIILVAVSGVVGILQVTGVPSKIAIMIMGISGGVLLFAVLLAMAVSILMGVGMPTAAAYVIVSVLIAPALTNNFDIPQIASHYTVFYAAILAGITPPVATAAVVAAGIAEANFWRTCGAAIKIAAPLFVLPVAFVYNTSLVSFSLGLTTIWVGLLVLLGAIAIIYGLNYPFSLGFWQTVLARIGLSAVGVVVMVYPNDIVKLAGIAVFAAVFFGEKMLYGDMEKPTTGGAQ; encoded by the coding sequence ATGAGTACTCAATCGAATCAAAGCTCACCTAACACACTCGTCAGCCGCGGGCTCGACATTTCAGTCACGGTAAGCGCGCTCCTATTCTGGGCGATCGTCCTCTACCGATCGTACACGGAAGGCTTCCTGCCGTCCACGGTGCAGTACGGCGTCGTCTTCGTCGGCGGTATCATGACGGTCTACGCGTTGAACGAGACGAAGGAGGCGGTGGAGGAACGGAACTGGATCGACGGTATCGTCCTCCTCCCGTCCTCGATAGTCCTCATCAGCGCCGCCGTCTTCTTCGCCACGAACTTCGAGCTCGTCTACCTCCAGCAGCAGGGGTACGCGACCGAACACCAGTACATGCTCGCGCGCCTCATCATCCTCTCCATCCTCTACCTCACGTGGCGCGAGTTCGGGAACCTCTTCCTCGGGCTCGTCGGCGGGATGATACTGTACGGGCTGTACGGGAACTACATCGCCGACAGCATCATTCTCAGCCACGGTGGGATGGATCAGCTCACGCTCCTGCAGACCCTCGTCACCGACCTCGGCGGGTTCTACGGGAGCCTGACCCAGCTCACCGCGTCCTGGATCGCGCCGTTCCTCCTGTACGCGGGCCTCCTGTTCGCGTACGGCGCGTTCGACCTCATCCTCCGGGTGGCGATTCAGTCCGCGAAGTACATCGAGTCCGGCGTCGCGCAGACCGCCGTGCTCGCGTCCGCGGTCATCGGCTCCATCAACGGCTCGTACACCGCGAACGCCGCGATGACGGGGTCGTTCAGCATTCCGACGATGAAGGAGTCCGGGATGTCCGGCCACCGCGCGGCCGCCATCGAGGCGGTCGCGTCCACGTCCGGCCAAGTGTTGCCGCCGGTGATGGGCGCGTCCGCGTTCATCATGGCGTCCACGCTCCAGACGGGCTACATCAACATCGTCGTCGCCGGGCTCGTGCCGGCCGCGATTCTGGTCGCGTGTATCAGCATCGCCGTCCACTACACGGCCATCAGCGACCAGAGCACGCAGAACATGGACTTCGAGAGCTTCTTCGACGACGCTCTCACCACGACTGACAAAATCGTCGAAACCATCCGGTTCGGCGTGCCGTTCCTCGTCCTCATCGGCCTGCTGGGCGTCCTCCAGTACACGGTGACGACGTCCGCGATGTGGACGATCTTCTCGATGGTCGCGTTCGGCGTGCTTCTCCCGATCATCCGCGCCGTGGTCACGGGCGACTCGCCGGTCGCCGAGTTCGTGAATCAGTTCTGGAACACCGTCCACGGCTTCCGCCGCGGCGCGGTGATTCTCGCACCCATCGCCATCATCCTCGTCGCGGTCAGCGGCGTCGTCGGCATCCTTCAGGTCACCGGCGTCCCGAGCAAGATAGCCATCATGATTATGGGTATCTCGGGCGGCGTTCTCCTGTTCGCCGTCCTGCTCGCGATGGCCGTGAGCATCCTGATGGGCGTCGGCATGCCGACGGCCGCGGCGTACGTCATCGTCTCCGTGCTCATCGCACCGGCGCTGACGAACAACTTCGACATCCCCCAGATCGCCTCGCACTACACGGTGTTCTACGCCGCCATCCTGGCGGGTATCACGCCACCGGTCGCGACGGCGGCCGTCGTCGCCGCGGGTATCGCGGAGGCGAACTTCTGGCGGACGTGCGGAGCGGCTATCAAGATCGCCGCGCCGCTGTTCGTCCTGCCGGTCGCGTTCGTCTACAACACCTCGCTCGTGTCGTTCTCGCTCGGCCTGACGACCATCTGGGTCGGCCTGCTCGTGCTGCTCGGCGCGATAGCCATCATCTACGGCCTGAACTACCCGTTCTCGCTCGGGTTCTGGCAGACCGTGCTCGCGCGCATCGGCCTCTCGGCCGTCGGCGTGGTCGTGATGGTGTACCCGAACGACATCGTGAAGCTCGCGGGTATCGCCGTGTTCGCCGCAGTGTTCTTCGGTGAGAAGATGCTGTACGGAGACATGGAGAAACCCACCACGGGTGGTGCGCAATGA
- a CDS encoding FlaD/FlaE family flagellar protein, giving the protein MPDGRVRRDASPYLTSLDGSAAERVTAMEWGRHLGRAFGASGAISALRYYEEVGWVSEAVKETMADYVRGLPLDALESDPEYEPELSAELDDLGESPFDAHAKSLEYVAAIANDNITHQLATISGSAAAREAAAAAGEFQEDIPEPAQAAARDEDEE; this is encoded by the coding sequence ATGCCTGACGGACGAGTACGCCGGGACGCGTCGCCGTACCTCACGTCGCTCGACGGGAGCGCGGCCGAACGCGTCACCGCGATGGAGTGGGGACGACACCTCGGCCGCGCGTTCGGCGCGTCCGGCGCTATCAGCGCGCTCCGTTACTACGAGGAGGTCGGCTGGGTGAGCGAGGCCGTGAAGGAGACGATGGCAGACTACGTGCGCGGCCTCCCGCTCGACGCGCTCGAATCCGACCCGGAGTACGAGCCGGAGTTGAGCGCGGAACTGGACGACCTCGGAGAGTCGCCGTTCGACGCACACGCGAAGTCGCTTGAGTACGTCGCGGCCATCGCGAACGACAACATCACGCACCAGCTCGCGACGATTTCGGGGAGCGCGGCCGCGCGCGAGGCCGCCGCGGCGGCGGGCGAGTTCCAGGAGGACATCCCGGAGCCGGCGCAGGCCGCGGCGCGCGACGAGGACGAGGAGTGA
- a CDS encoding acyl-CoA dehydrogenase family protein produces the protein MLDFVGLEDDLSAEERMIRDTARDFVESEIKPDIGEHFIEGTFPTDIIPKMGEMGFFAPNLDGYGLPGVSETAYGLLMQELEAGDSGLRSMASVQGALVMYPIHAYGSEEQKEEWLPAMGRGDAVGCFGLTEPQHGSNPSGMETHAEKRGDEYVLNGAKTWITNSPIADVAVVWAKDRSDDDTVRGFLVETDREGVTTNKLDEKLSLRASITGEIGLNDVVVPEENVLPGVSGMKGPLSCLTQARYGIAWGVIGAARDAFEEAREYAKGREQFGQPIAGFQLQQQKLAEQATQITTAQLLAHRLADLKERGDLEPAHVSMAKRNNVRMARDMSRVAREMLGGNGISADYSPMRHMANMETVYTYEGTHDIHTLVLGQELTGIQAFQ, from the coding sequence ATGTTGGACTTCGTTGGTCTGGAGGACGACCTCTCAGCCGAGGAGCGGATGATTCGGGACACCGCCCGCGACTTCGTCGAGTCCGAAATCAAACCGGACATCGGCGAGCACTTCATCGAGGGGACGTTCCCGACGGACATCATCCCGAAGATGGGCGAGATGGGCTTTTTCGCCCCGAACCTCGACGGCTACGGTCTCCCCGGCGTCTCGGAGACCGCGTACGGCCTCCTCATGCAGGAACTCGAAGCCGGCGACTCCGGGCTTCGGTCGATGGCGAGCGTGCAGGGCGCGCTCGTCATGTACCCGATTCACGCGTACGGGAGCGAGGAACAGAAGGAGGAGTGGTTGCCCGCGATGGGTCGCGGCGACGCCGTCGGCTGTTTCGGTCTCACCGAACCCCAGCACGGCTCGAACCCGTCCGGGATGGAGACGCACGCTGAGAAGCGCGGCGACGAGTACGTGCTGAACGGCGCGAAGACCTGGATTACGAACTCACCCATCGCCGACGTGGCCGTCGTGTGGGCGAAAGACCGGAGCGACGACGACACCGTCCGCGGGTTCCTCGTGGAGACCGACCGCGAGGGCGTGACGACGAACAAGCTCGACGAGAAGCTCAGCCTCCGCGCGTCCATCACGGGCGAAATCGGGCTGAACGACGTGGTCGTCCCCGAGGAGAACGTCCTTCCCGGCGTCTCCGGGATGAAGGGTCCGCTCTCGTGTCTCACGCAGGCGCGCTACGGCATCGCCTGGGGCGTCATCGGCGCGGCGCGCGACGCCTTCGAGGAGGCCCGCGAGTACGCGAAGGGCCGCGAGCAGTTCGGCCAGCCCATCGCGGGCTTCCAGCTCCAGCAGCAGAAGCTCGCGGAGCAGGCGACCCAGATTACCACCGCACAACTGCTCGCGCACCGGCTCGCCGACCTGAAGGAGCGCGGCGACCTCGAACCCGCGCACGTCTCGATGGCGAAGCGGAACAACGTCCGGATGGCGCGCGACATGAGCCGGGTCGCCCGCGAGATGCTCGGCGGGAACGGCATCAGCGCGGACTACTCGCCGATGCGGCACATGGCGAACATGGAGACCGTCTACACGTACGAGGGAACCCACGACATCCACACGCTCGTCCTCGGCCAGGAACTCACCGGCATCCAGGCGTTCCAGTAG
- a CDS encoding acetyl-CoA hydrolase/transferase C-terminal domain-containing protein: protein MTVSDRLNGDLPLRDADSVAADIAPDATVLTSGFGSVGYPKLVPLALAADDRDLALTLVSSGNVGDEIDVELVESGAIARRFTYQSSEVARAATNRRDIAFSDRNASSMGDDVQYRGVVDPDVCVVEAVAVGPDWFVPSTSLGQVPAFVEAADELVVEVNAAQPLELQALHDIYRPDAPPNRDPVPLTDPGERIGSTRVEFDPEKLTAVVESDRPDDTYTFRDPTEDDLAIAENLGDFLTRELERSPVFEDAIHLQFGVGSLGNALMGELKELDFGGRDVVYFGELIQDGLFDMLDEGRLEAASATSLALTTEGQERLFDDVERYAEDIVLRPADVSNHPGLIDQFGVVGVNSAIEFDIYGNVNSTHVNGSRMINGVGGSADFNRNSLVSVCALPSTIKDGEISRVVPMAFHVDHTEHDIDVFVTEQGVADVRGLSPVERAERIIENCAHPAFVDDLRDYLADVKTQDAHIPMDVERAANWQ from the coding sequence ATGACCGTCAGCGACCGCCTCAACGGCGACCTCCCCCTCCGGGACGCCGACTCGGTCGCCGCCGACATCGCGCCGGACGCGACCGTGCTCACGAGCGGGTTCGGGAGCGTCGGCTACCCCAAACTGGTGCCGCTCGCGCTCGCCGCCGACGACCGCGACCTCGCGCTCACGCTCGTCAGTAGCGGGAACGTCGGCGACGAAATCGACGTCGAACTCGTCGAGTCGGGCGCTATCGCTCGCCGGTTCACCTACCAGTCCTCCGAGGTGGCGCGCGCCGCGACGAACCGCCGCGACATTGCGTTCAGCGACCGGAACGCGTCCTCGATGGGCGACGACGTGCAGTACCGCGGCGTGGTAGACCCCGACGTCTGCGTCGTCGAAGCGGTCGCCGTCGGCCCGGACTGGTTCGTTCCCTCCACGTCGCTCGGGCAGGTGCCGGCGTTCGTCGAGGCCGCGGACGAACTCGTGGTCGAAGTGAACGCCGCACAGCCGCTCGAACTCCAGGCGCTCCACGACATCTACCGGCCGGACGCGCCGCCGAACCGCGACCCCGTCCCGCTCACCGACCCCGGCGAGCGCATCGGGAGCACGCGCGTCGAGTTCGACCCCGAGAAACTCACCGCGGTCGTGGAGTCCGACCGCCCCGACGACACCTACACGTTCCGCGACCCCACGGAGGACGACCTCGCCATCGCCGAGAACCTCGGGGACTTCCTCACCCGGGAGTTGGAGCGCTCGCCCGTCTTCGAGGACGCCATCCACCTCCAGTTCGGCGTCGGGAGCCTCGGGAACGCCCTCATGGGCGAACTGAAGGAACTCGACTTCGGCGGCCGCGACGTGGTGTACTTCGGCGAACTCATCCAGGACGGGCTGTTCGACATGCTGGACGAGGGCCGCCTCGAAGCCGCGAGCGCGACCTCGCTCGCGCTCACCACCGAGGGCCAGGAACGTCTCTTCGACGACGTGGAACGCTACGCAGAGGACATCGTCCTCCGGCCCGCCGACGTCTCCAACCACCCCGGACTCATCGACCAGTTCGGCGTCGTCGGCGTGAACAGCGCCATCGAGTTCGACATCTACGGGAACGTCAACTCCACGCACGTCAACGGCAGCCGCATGATAAACGGCGTCGGCGGGAGCGCGGACTTCAACCGGAACAGCCTCGTCTCCGTCTGCGCGCTCCCCTCCACCATCAAGGACGGCGAGATATCGCGCGTGGTGCCGATGGCGTTCCACGTCGACCACACCGAACACGACATCGACGTGTTCGTCACCGAACAGGGCGTCGCGGACGTACGCGGCCTTTCCCCGGTCGAGCGCGCTGAACGCATTATCGAGAACTGCGCGCACCCCGCGTTCGTAGACGACCTCCGCGACTACCTGGCGGACGTGAAGACGCAGGACGCCCACATCCCGATGGACGTGGAGCGTGCCGCGAACTGGCAGTAG
- a CDS encoding universal stress protein, with translation MYEVLLPVGESESRAKRAAEVVTDFPGDADEVSVVVLNVFEDFEVSGEAGHVSSDSAFEGEITDAHENEFPPSVDAAVEHLEAAGVEVSKRREEGEPEEIVPSVAEELDVDNIVMSARKRSPTGKLLFGSTTQATMLSVDRPVTVITSE, from the coding sequence ATGTACGAAGTGTTGCTGCCGGTCGGGGAGAGCGAATCGCGCGCAAAGCGGGCCGCGGAGGTCGTGACGGACTTCCCGGGGGACGCCGACGAGGTTTCGGTGGTCGTGTTGAACGTGTTCGAAGACTTCGAGGTGTCCGGGGAGGCCGGGCACGTGTCGTCCGACAGCGCGTTCGAGGGCGAGATTACGGACGCACACGAGAACGAGTTCCCGCCGAGCGTCGACGCCGCCGTGGAACACCTGGAGGCCGCGGGCGTCGAGGTATCGAAGCGCCGGGAGGAGGGCGAACCAGAGGAGATCGTGCCGTCCGTCGCGGAGGAACTCGACGTGGACAACATCGTGATGAGCGCTCGCAAGCGCAGTCCCACCGGGAAGCTCCTGTTCGGGAGTACGACCCAGGCGACGATGCTGTCGGTCGACCGTCCGGTGACGGTTATCACCAGCGAGTAA
- a CDS encoding type II/IV secretion system ATPase subunit, which yields MTELGSQRASAELQALMDEHTHLRDHLETFREEHGEYPLYVDELADEHEMHNPHVIYPTASEHPTFCHIHGDVGIDTTYYVVEPSLRPNEHQQYETIRQLLLDKSVTKPAPSEERQFDEHLDDLLDDIVSVGGVASGMVGSFIGTTVNVDEETYRRVRYRLQRDIVGLGPLDPIMSDPENEDIHVIGPHQCYVDHATYSMLPTTVDFGSSEEFENWIRNMGERMDTPVSDSNPIIDSTLPDGSRINIIYSDDVSVQGPSLTIRQSEEVPLSIFQITKWGTLSPELAAYLWLCLENERTVFVVGETASGKTTTLNASISLIPRDSKIYTAEDTAEVNVPHSTWQQLLTREGQGSDENADVDMFDLVAAALRSRPDYIIVGEVRGAEGQMAFQAAQTGHPVMLTFHASDIVSMIQRFTGEPINVPETFMDNCDVALFQNRVKQGDRVLRRVTSVQEIEGYSDHDGGVITRQAFNWDPRDDEVVFTGMNNSHVLEDQIAELLGYQDTREIYDELRRRAEIIRRLIDEDVLSWSEANNAISTFQRDGVEALPINTGGLPDSPEA from the coding sequence ATGACGGAACTCGGCTCCCAGCGCGCGAGCGCGGAACTCCAGGCGCTGATGGACGAACACACCCACCTCCGCGACCACCTGGAGACGTTCCGGGAGGAACACGGCGAGTACCCGCTGTACGTGGACGAACTAGCGGACGAACACGAGATGCACAACCCCCACGTCATCTACCCGACGGCGTCGGAACACCCGACGTTCTGCCACATCCACGGGGACGTGGGTATCGACACCACGTACTACGTCGTCGAACCCTCCCTCCGGCCGAACGAACACCAGCAGTACGAGACGATTCGCCAACTCCTCCTCGACAAGAGCGTCACCAAGCCCGCGCCGAGCGAGGAACGCCAGTTCGACGAACACCTCGACGACCTCCTCGACGACATCGTCTCCGTCGGCGGCGTCGCGTCCGGCATGGTCGGGTCGTTCATCGGAACCACCGTGAACGTCGACGAGGAGACCTACCGCCGGGTGCGGTACCGCCTCCAGCGCGACATCGTCGGACTCGGCCCGCTCGACCCCATCATGAGCGACCCCGAGAACGAGGACATTCACGTCATCGGCCCCCACCAGTGCTACGTCGACCACGCGACCTACAGCATGCTCCCGACCACGGTGGACTTCGGGTCGAGCGAGGAGTTCGAGAACTGGATTCGGAACATGGGCGAACGTATGGACACCCCGGTGTCCGACTCGAACCCCATCATCGACTCCACGCTCCCCGACGGCTCCCGTATCAACATCATCTACTCGGACGACGTGTCCGTGCAGGGGCCGAGCCTCACCATCCGTCAGAGCGAGGAAGTCCCCCTCTCCATCTTCCAGATTACGAAGTGGGGGACGCTCAGCCCCGAACTCGCCGCCTACCTCTGGCTCTGCCTGGAGAACGAACGCACGGTGTTCGTCGTCGGGGAAACGGCGTCCGGGAAGACCACGACCCTGAACGCCTCCATCTCCCTCATCCCCCGCGACTCCAAAATCTACACCGCCGAGGACACGGCCGAGGTGAACGTCCCCCACTCGACCTGGCAGCAACTCCTCACCCGCGAGGGACAGGGGAGCGACGAGAACGCGGACGTGGACATGTTCGACCTCGTCGCCGCCGCGCTCCGCTCTCGGCCCGACTACATCATCGTCGGCGAGGTTCGCGGCGCGGAGGGCCAGATGGCGTTCCAGGCCGCACAAACCGGCCACCCCGTGATGTTGACGTTCCACGCGAGCGACATCGTCTCGATGATTCAGCGGTTCACGGGCGAACCCATCAACGTCCCCGAGACGTTCATGGACAACTGCGACGTGGCGCTCTTCCAGAACCGCGTGAAACAGGGCGACCGCGTGCTCCGCCGCGTCACCTCCGTCCAGGAAATCGAGGGCTACAGCGACCACGACGGCGGCGTCATCACCCGACAGGCGTTCAACTGGGATCCCCGCGACGACGAGGTCGTGTTCACGGGCATGAACAACAGCCACGTGCTCGAAGACCAGATCGCGGAACTCCTCGGCTACCAGGACACCCGGGAGATTTACGACGAACTCCGGCGGCGCGCCGAAATCATCCGCCGGCTCATCGACGAGGACGTGCTGTCGTGGTCGGAGGCGAACAACGCCATCTCGACGTTCCAGCGCGACGGCGTCGAGGCGCTGCCGATAAATACTGGTGGGCTCCCGGACTCACCGGAAGCATAG
- the flaJ gene encoding archaellar assembly protein FlaJ, with product MATETGTGTQVGADDDEFDIGNVVRSLLRDYEYMGMPAQRYALVVILPSVVLGFAVMLLPFFLGLPLFVVPVTVLFGLFLPLVALIYPKILQDRKRKQIREHFHLFITHITILSTTNIDRVEVFRTLAKEDEYEAIAEEMGHIVGLIDTWNQSLEDACRMRAKRVPSPLMQDFLERLAYTVGAGQTIDDFLLSEQDSIIQSFVTRYEAQLDRLALIKDVYMSIVLSTTFGLVFALVVPFIVGIDPMTPVMAVILLYLFLQVVFVYAMNSVAPKDPVWFYRTEIALDRNARLRTGLLVGTGLSLALTALTYGILSGLVPVGNDIPLPLFLAVPFTPFIIPGLIARQEQNRIKNRDESFPSFIRALGAVESVKQSSTGSVLQSLRKKDFGNLTTNVDDLYKRLSMRIDSNLAWRYFAAETGSYLIQKFSDMYVTGRRMGGEPRQLGSLIEANISEVLNLRRKRSQEAGTVVGTIYGITGASVFAMFVGLEISRLFMTIAQDMDLSNAQLGGLLSVSQYDIPQLQFMLFVIVLLNALLTSVMIRIVSRGHSLTTLTHFVVQVWISAVVAVATGYLVGALVSV from the coding sequence ATGGCGACGGAGACCGGGACGGGAACGCAGGTCGGGGCCGACGACGACGAGTTCGACATCGGGAACGTCGTCCGGTCGCTCCTGCGGGACTACGAGTACATGGGGATGCCCGCCCAGCGGTACGCGCTGGTCGTCATCCTCCCCTCGGTCGTGCTCGGGTTCGCCGTCATGCTGTTACCGTTCTTCCTCGGTCTCCCGCTGTTCGTCGTTCCCGTCACCGTCCTGTTCGGCCTGTTCCTCCCGCTGGTCGCGCTCATCTACCCGAAAATCCTCCAGGACAGGAAGCGCAAACAGATCCGGGAGCACTTCCACCTCTTCATCACCCACATCACCATCCTCTCCACGACGAACATCGACCGCGTGGAGGTGTTCCGCACGCTCGCCAAGGAAGACGAGTACGAGGCCATCGCGGAGGAGATGGGGCACATCGTCGGATTGATCGACACGTGGAACCAGAGCCTCGAAGACGCCTGCCGGATGCGCGCGAAACGCGTCCCCAGCCCCCTGATGCAGGACTTCCTCGAACGCCTCGCGTACACCGTCGGCGCGGGCCAGACCATCGACGACTTCCTGCTCTCCGAACAGGACTCCATCATCCAGAGCTTCGTCACGCGCTACGAAGCCCAACTCGACCGCCTCGCGCTCATCAAGGACGTCTACATGAGCATCGTGCTCTCCACGACGTTCGGCCTCGTGTTCGCGCTCGTCGTCCCGTTCATCGTCGGTATCGACCCGATGACGCCCGTGATGGCGGTCATCCTCCTCTACCTCTTCCTCCAGGTGGTGTTCGTGTACGCGATGAACAGCGTCGCCCCGAAAGACCCCGTCTGGTTCTACCGCACCGAAATCGCGCTCGACCGGAACGCTCGCCTCCGCACCGGCCTGCTCGTCGGCACCGGCCTCAGCCTCGCGCTCACCGCGCTCACGTACGGCATCCTCTCCGGACTCGTCCCCGTCGGGAACGACATCCCGCTCCCGCTCTTCCTCGCCGTCCCGTTCACGCCCTTCATCATCCCCGGCCTCATCGCCCGCCAGGAACAGAACCGCATCAAGAACCGCGACGAGTCCTTCCCCTCCTTCATCCGCGCGCTCGGCGCGGTCGAATCCGTCAAGCAGAGCTCCACCGGCTCCGTCCTCCAGAGCCTCCGGAAGAAGGACTTCGGGAACCTCACCACGAACGTCGACGACCTCTACAAGCGCCTCTCGATGCGCATCGACTCCAACCTCGCGTGGCGGTACTTCGCCGCCGAAACCGGCTCCTACCTCATCCAGAAGTTCAGCGACATGTACGTCACCGGCCGCCGCATGGGCGGCGAACCCCGCCAGCTCGGCAGTCTCATCGAAGCGAACATCAGCGAAGTCCTGAACCTCCGCCGGAAACGCAGTCAGGAAGCCGGCACCGTCGTCGGCACCATCTACGGAATCACGGGCGCGAGCGTGTTCGCGATGTTCGTCGGCCTCGAAATCTCCCGGCTGTTCATGACCATCGCGCAGGACATGGACCTCAGCAACGCCCAACTCGGCGGCCTGCTCTCCGTCAGCCAGTACGACATCCCCCAACTCCAGTTCATGCTGTTCGTCATCGTCCTCCTCAACGCCCTCCTCACGTCCGTGATGATTCGCATCGTCAGCCGCGGCCACTCGCTCACCACGCTCACGCACTTCGTCGTCCAGGTGTGGATAAGCGCCGTCGTCGCCGTCGCCACGGGCTACCTCGTCGGCGCGCTCGTCTCCGTCTAA
- a CDS encoding ATPase domain-containing protein: MPDLYELGLDTRDRVNAQLGGGIPAGSLGIIEGEHGSGKSVITQRFAYGIAETGNTVTYVSTEETAASFIDQMESLDYGVVKHLTRENMLFLHADVDTTNTFSEVDAKRPLLQRLMEAETMWNSDVIIFDGFDSVLLHDPHYESIREHGDEDDVMQNLISFFRTITARGKTILLTVNPDSLTNAALRPVRDVSDIYLKLSSEEVGNDIRRQMVVKKFAGMGNQVDDTIGYEVQTGRGLTIVTRTVA, from the coding sequence ATGCCAGACCTCTACGAACTCGGACTCGACACCCGTGACCGCGTGAACGCGCAGCTCGGCGGCGGCATCCCCGCGGGCAGCCTCGGCATCATCGAGGGCGAACACGGATCCGGGAAGAGCGTTATCACGCAGCGGTTCGCGTACGGTATCGCGGAGACCGGGAACACGGTCACGTACGTCTCCACGGAGGAGACGGCGGCGAGCTTCATCGACCAGATGGAGTCCCTCGACTACGGCGTCGTCAAACACCTCACTCGCGAGAACATGCTGTTCCTGCACGCGGACGTGGACACGACGAACACGTTCAGCGAGGTGGACGCGAAACGCCCGCTCCTCCAGCGATTGATGGAGGCGGAGACGATGTGGAACAGCGACGTCATCATCTTCGACGGGTTCGACTCCGTCCTCCTCCACGACCCCCACTACGAGTCCATCCGCGAACACGGCGACGAGGACGACGTGATGCAGAACCTCATCAGTTTCTTCCGCACGATAACCGCCCGCGGGAAGACGATTCTCCTCACCGTCAATCCCGACTCGCTGACGAACGCGGCGCTCCGACCCGTCCGCGACGTCTCCGACATCTACCTCAAACTCTCCTCCGAGGAGGTCGGGAACGACATCCGCCGACAGATGGTCGTGAAGAAGTTCGCGGGCATGGGGAACCAGGTGGACGACACCATCGGGTACGAGGTACAGACGGGTCGCGGCCTGACAATCGTGACGCGGACGGTGGCATAG